TTGATGGTCATCATGTCGGAGACCTGCTCGACGAGAAGGCCGACCAGCTTGCCGGCGATATCCGTGACGATGATGGCGGAGCGCTCAGACGGTTCCGTCATCTTCATGCCGAGGCGGCAGGCCATGTCGATGACCGGGATAACCGCGCCGCGCAGGTTGATGAGGCCGAGCACGTAGGGCGGGGTGTGCGGCATCGGCGTCACCGGCGCCCAGCCGCGGATTTCGCGGATGGCCATGATGTCGATGCAGAATTCCTGCTCGCCCAGATGGAAGGAAACGATTTCGAGATAGGCGCCGGACTGCTTGATGGCGTTGGACATGGACAAGACCTCTTCCCCACGGGGAGCGAACTGTTTGAGATGCGCAGCCCGCCGTTGCCGGCGTGCGGCGGACATCATGTCCTCAAGCCTTCAGGCCTATTGCGCGCTACCGACAAGGTGGCAAAGAGAGATTAAGCAATGCCTAAGAATTGCGCG
This DNA window, taken from Shinella zoogloeoides, encodes the following:
- a CDS encoding chemotaxis protein CheW, which gives rise to MSNAIKQSGAYLEIVSFHLGEQEFCIDIMAIREIRGWAPVTPMPHTPPYVLGLINLRGAVIPVIDMACRLGMKMTEPSERSAIIVTDIAGKLVGLLVEQVSDMMTIKSEALQPAPEIIPEAQRAFCRGIVALEKSMVCFLNLDTVIADELAQAA